A window of Salmo trutta unplaced genomic scaffold, fSalTru1.1, whole genome shotgun sequence contains these coding sequences:
- the LOC115182327 gene encoding protein S100-A5, which yields MSRLEKAIVSMVEVFEEYATKDDKNRQLSGTELAELMKKELASPEFHGKVEPAVLQEAMTNLDKNHDGEINFREFSMFLATLARGYYRARNKGNKGKPDKPE from the exons ATGTCTCGTCTGGAGAAGGCCATTGTATCCATGGTGGAGGTGTTTGAGGAGTATGCTACAAAGGATGATAAGAATCGCCAGCTTAGCGGTACAGAGCTCGCAGAGCTGATGAAGAAAGAGCTGGCCAGCCCAGAGTTCcac GGAAAGGTGGAACCAGCAGTGCTCCAGGAAGCGATGACCAACCTGGATAAGAACCATGATGGAGAGATCAACTTCAGAGAGTTCTCCATGTTCTTGGCTACTCTGGCCAGGGGCTACTACAGAGCCAGAAACAAGGGCAACAAGGGCAAGCCTGACAAGCCTGAATGA